A window from Spirochaetota bacterium encodes these proteins:
- the fliE gene encoding flagellar hook-basal body complex protein FliE, protein MNTIDTTFTGHLVGLKTTNPLHMDGFQALKPDDDVAGSFADMLKSAVNKLNDLQIDAEDLSQKMIHEPGSVDIHTVMIATQKAELALTFTKAVRDEAIRSYRELMNLR, encoded by the coding sequence ATGAATACGATCGATACGACGTTTACCGGGCACCTGGTAGGGCTCAAGACCACGAATCCGCTGCACATGGACGGCTTCCAGGCCCTGAAACCCGATGACGACGTGGCGGGTTCCTTTGCCGATATGCTCAAGTCGGCGGTGAACAAGCTGAACGACCTGCAGATTGACGCCGAGGACCTGAGCCAGAAGATGATCCATGAGCCCGGGTCGGTGGATATTCACACGGTGATGATCGCAACGCAGAAAGCGGAGCTGGCGCTTACGTTTACAAAGGCCGTTCGCGACGAGGCCATACGGTCGTACAGGGAGCTGATGAACCTGAGATAA